One genomic window of Centropristis striata isolate RG_2023a ecotype Rhode Island chromosome 20, C.striata_1.0, whole genome shotgun sequence includes the following:
- the gdf10a gene encoding growth/differentiation factor 10, giving the protein MVALSMISSHLFLLMFNCFLGAASVRIIKGSAQDGSFLQHSSDPFSDDLEQDMVSQHMSKLYEKYNRENRLREGNTVRSFRASQDSSDHRTVYRLNLTTLQDSEVILSATFHFLLDRRPHQKPWFCKRFKSPSCRGSAVHPSPSISLLLRSVSSRSEVRSGSMGSLLGNVTFHPHRRGVWQMKDVTQVIKEARDKGHLLVSVELVLEQQYQRKSEGALSGGSLPYLLMYANDQVLAEPNSVAASLQRYDPFNDGGEASHSSHRPNSSPESKGRERREATLLSDPIQNNELPEVHYRPDGYRKDELWESTWYLALKPKSGKKEKKRKSQDEEGVEQGRGAHHKEETQIHKEEERTLQGLNPDESTEKKVKDSRMPATGDGRKPEWRNDGKDGKKHKGSVNSQSPLLSFDEQTMRKARRRQWADTQQRGCSRRNLRVDFADIGWSEWVIAPKAFDAYYCAGTCGFPMPKVARPSNHATIQSIVRAVGIIPGVPEPCCVPEKMSPLAVLYQDESSNPVLKIYPNMSVQSCSCR; this is encoded by the exons ATGGTAGCTCTGAGTATGATTTCCTCGCACCTGTTCCTGTTGATGTTCAACTGTTTCCTGGGTGCTGCATCAGTTAGGATCATAAAAGGGAGCGCACAGGATGGCAGCTTCCTCCAGCACTCTTCCGATCCGTTCTCAGATGACCTGGAACAGGACATGGTCTCCCAGCACATGTCCAAACTGTACGAGAAGTACAACAGGGAAAACCGCCTTAGAGAGGGCAACACTGTGAGGAGTTTCAGAGCCAGCCAAG ACTCTTCTGACCACAGGACGGTGTACAGACTCAACCTTACAACCCTCCAGGACTCAGAGGTCATCCTCTCTGCCACATTCCACTTCCTACTCGATCGGCGCCCTCATCAAAAACCCTGGTTCTGTAAACGCTTCAAAAGCCCATCCTGTCGTGGCTCAGCCGTCCACCCTTCTCCGTCCATCAGCCTGCTCCTTCGCTCTGTCTCctccaggtcagaggtcagatcTGGGTCAATGGGGTCACTTCTAGGCAATGTGACCTTCCACCCCCACAGGAGAGGGGTGTGGCAGATGAAAGATGTGACCCAGGTCATAAAGGAGGCACGGGACAAGGGTCATCTCCTGGTTTCAGTGGAGTTGGTCTTAGAGCAGCAGTACCAGAGGAAATCAGAGGGGGCACTGTCAGGTGGCAGCCTGCCCTACCTGTTGATGTATGCTAATGACCAAGTCTTGGCAGAGCCCAACAGCGTGGCTGCTAGCCTTCAGAGATATGACCCGTTCAACGATGGAGGAGAGGCCTCACATTCCTCTCACAGACCAAACTCATCACCAGAGTCAAAAGGACGTGAGAGAAGGGAAGCAACTCTGCTCTCTGACCCCATTCAGAACAATGAGCTGCCCGAGGTTCACTACAGGCCTGATGGGTACAGGAAGGATGAGCTTTGGGAGAGCACTTGGTACCTGGCACTCAAACCGAAATcaggaaagaaggaaaagaaaagaaagagccAGGACGAAGAAGGAGTGGAGCAAGGTAGAGGAGCACATCATAAAGAAGAAACTCAAAttcacaaagaagaagaaagaacatTGCAGGGGCTCAATCCTGATGAATcaacagagaaaaaagtcaaagacaGTCGCATGCCGGCTACCGGTGACGGGCGCAAGCCTGAGTGGAGAAATGACGGAAAGGATGGAAAAAAGCACAAGGGGAGCGTTAACTCTCAGTCACCTCTTCTCAGTTTTGATGAGCAAACGATGCGTAAGGCCAGGAGGAGGCAGTGGGCGGACACCCAGCAGAGAGGCTGTTCTCGAAGGAACCTTAGAGTGGACTTTGCAGACATTGGCTGGAGCGAGTGGGTCATAGCACCCAAGGCCTTTGATGCCTATTACTGCGCTGGCACATGCGGATTCCCCATGCCTAAG GTGGCGAGGCCATCTAACCACGCCACCATCCAGAGCATAGTCCGTGCCGTTGGGATCATCCCTGGAGTTCCTGAGCCCTGCTGTGTCCCAGAAAAGATGAGTCCTCTGGCTGTGCTCTACCAGGATGAATCCAGTAACCCAGTGCTCAAAATTTACCCCAACATGTCAGTCCAGTCCTGCTCCTGCAGATAG
- the prdm8 gene encoding PR domain zinc finger protein 8 has protein sequence MSSGLTMDYTFLPRSMWTADSKFLQHPVDLYTSVVVTRSIPAGTCFGPCLLQNTFYDTIAFIAQKSCDKRAKSYVFRVDPEAMRNSALVLSWLRLVQAARNGEEQNTEAFLKAGQLYVRTIRDIQQEEELLVWYDQELSHLLGFTDMSRGSSEEFRCGRCNQVFKNENPFLAHCRFLCTQVKTDTWSREIYEHKLVEIKRQPHRVTDFHNIARDLEHKKSSSNEDTEISPKRRKYEETLYPKVRKTVLLEKTNISNDDNITPLIKGYEQAAGDASSSTGKLKADKLKPDHLGCKNDAFTHGREIDARLETGESSGVHSSSSSAFSLVLSSSQGEQKSAFCKPSKRTSPVDPEALLSSAPTAPSSRPEEMTDAFTSRTVMGYNNLMASNILSGDLQTVPSPVALNNTFHYAPEHWSRNIGVQLQTTSSLSVLPPTFTSFGVSVQNWCAKCNLSFRMTSDLVFHMRSHHKKEFAAESHVRRRREEKLTCPICHEYFRERHHLSRHMTSHN, from the exons ATGTCCAGCGG tttaaCAATGGATTACACTTTCCTGCCTCGGTCCATGTGGACCGCTGACAGTAAATTCCTGCAGCATCCAGTGGATCTGTACACCAGTGTGGTCGTTACGCGCAGCATCCCTGCAGGCACGTGCTTTGGTCCATGCCTGCTTCAAAACACTTTCTACGACACGATCGCCTTCATAGCGCAGAAATCCTGCGACAAGAGAGCCAAATCCTATGTGTTCAGG GTGGATCCAGAGGCCATGCGTAATTCTGCACTGGTGCTGTCTTGGCTGCGGCTCGTGCAGGCTGCGCGTAATGGAGAGGAGCAGAACACAGAGGCCTTTCTGAAAGCGGGTCAGCTGTATGTGAGGACCATCCGGGACATTCAGCAGGAAGAAGAGCTGCTGGTGTGGTACGACCAGGAGCTGTCTCACCTGCTGGGCTTCACAGACATGAGCAGAGGATCAAGTGAAG aGTTCAGATGTGGTAGATGTAACCAGGTCTTTAAGAATGAGAATCCCTTCCTGGCTCACTGCCGATTCCTGTGTACCCAAGTAAAGACTGACACCTGGAGCCGCGAGATTTACGAGCACAAGCTTGTGGAAATTAAGAGGCAACCACACCGAGTGACAGATTTCCACAACATCGCCAGAGACTTGGAACACAAAAAATCCAGCAGCAACGAGGACACAGAAATCTCCCCAAAGAGAAGGAAATACGAGGAAACCCTTTATCCCAAAGTGCGCAAAACGGTTCTGTTGGAAAAAACTAATATTTCAAACGATGACAATATCACACCGCTGATTAAAGGCTACGAGCAGGCAGCAGGTGATGCGTCCTCCTCTACAGGAAAGCTGAAAGCTGATAAGCTAAAACCGGATCACTTGGGATGTAAGAATGATGCTTTTACGCACGGCAGAGAGATAGACGCACGGTTGGAGACAGGTGAGAGCTCTGGTGTGCACtcgagcagcagcagtgctttTTCTCTAGTCCTATCCAGCAGTCAGGGAGAGCAGAAAAGCGCTTTCTGTAAACCGAGTAAAAGAACTTCCCCTGTTGACCCCGAGGCGCTTCTCAGCAGCGCTCCAACAGCCCCCTCTAGCCGCCCAGAGGAGATGACTGATGCCTTCACCTCCAGGACTGTTATGGGATACAACAATCTGATGGCATCCAACATCCTGAGCGGTGACCTGCAGACTGTACCCTCCCCAGTTGCATTAAATAACACTTTCCATTACGCACCGGAACACTGGTCCAGGAACATTGGCGTCCAGCTGCAGACCACATCTTCCCTCTCGGTCCTTCCGCCGACTTTCACCTCCTTTGGCGTGTCCGTGCAGAACTGGTGCGCCAAATGTAACCTGTCCTTCcgcatgacctctgacctcgtTTTCCACATGCGCTCTCACCACAAGAAGGAGTTCGCGGCGGAGTCTCacgtgaggaggaggagggaggagaaactCACCTGTCCGATTTGTCACGAATACTTCCGGGAGCGGCACCACCTGTCCAGACACATGACCTCCCACAACTGA